The following is a genomic window from Stenotrophomonas maltophilia.
GCGCGCGCACGCCGTCATACAGGGCCTGCTCGTCCGGGCAGTCGAACTCGTCGATCGGCCACAGCACGCGGCTGGCCAGGCGCGACCACATCACGATCCGCAGCGCCTGCTCCAGTTCGCCCTCGGCGTTGACGCCGGCAATGGTGGCAGTGGCCTTGCCAAGGCCCAGGGCCGACAGTTCATCGGCAAGCAGGTATTCCAGGCCCTTGGCGCAGGAGACGAAGAATTTCACGGGATCGGTTCGCAGGTGGTCGGGCGCGGCACAGGGGCCGGGCCGGTCGGAAAGGAGGGCCGCAAGCACGGCCGGCAGGCCCGCGCCAGGGGCGGCGGGGCTGCCATTGTAGTCAAAGCGGGCGGGCGCGCCGTGCGCCCGGGCTTCACAGTTGCCGCAGCAGGCGCTCGAAGGCCTGTGCGGAGGCCTCCACGTGGCGCTCCAGGCGGTGCCCATCGTCAACCAGCAGCAGCTGCGCCGCGCGCGCCTGCGCCCAAGCGATGACCCCGGCGGCCGGGACCACGTCGTCATGCCAGGCCTGCACCACCGTGGTCGGCACCGCAGCAGCATCCAGCGCCGGCATCGGACCCATGGTGGTCGGCGGCACCATCAGGAACAGGCCGGCCACCGGCACCTGCAGCGAGGCGATGGCGGAGATGTAGGCGCCCAGGCTGGAACCGGCCAGCACCACCGGACCCTGTTGGGCGGCCAAAGCAGCACGTTCCACCAGGCGCTGCAGGCGCGTGGGCACGTCGCCCACACGGCTCACCTCGCTCATCGCGTCCAGGTCGGTATAGTCGGGGCGCTCATGGGTCCAGCCCAGGCGCTGCGCAACCGCGGCCAGCGCGGTGACCTTGGTCGCTTCCGGGCCACTCTCGAAGCCGTGGGACAGGATGCAGTGGCCGCGGCTCATGCACAGGCTCCGTGCGCGCGCAGCGAGGAGGAAAGGGAAGGCAGGTTCATGCCGCAATGCTAGCATCGCCGGATGCCCAACCCGCTCCTGCCCGGCCTGCAGCTGCAGCCCCTGCCCTACCACGACCGCCTGCCGCTGCGCGACCCGGCCACGCTGGAGTTGGTGGTGATCCACTGCACCGAGCTGCCCGACCTGGCCATGGCCCGCGAGTACGGCGAGCGCGTGCTGTACGAGAGCGGCGCCGGCAACAGTGGCCACTTCTATATCGACCGCGATGGCCGCGTGGTGCAGTACGTGGCGCCGGAGCGGGTCGCCCACCACGTTCGCGGCATGAACGCGCATACGCTGGGCATCGAACTGGTCAATAGCGGGCGCTACCCGGACTGGTTCGACAGCCGCCATCAGGCGATGGATGAGCCCTACACCGAGGCGCAGCTGGACGCGCTGGAGCGGCTGCTGCTGGCGCTGGTGGCGCGCTACCCGTCGCTGCGGCGGATTGCCGGGCACGACCAGCTGGACCGGGAGCAGGTGCCGGCCAGTGATGATCCGGCGCTGACGGTGGCCCGCAAGCGTGACCCGGGGCCGATGTTCCCGTGGGCGCGGGTGCTGGCGAAGGTGCCGTTGCAGCCTGTTGGGTAAGCGGCAGGGCTGCGCCCGGCACCCGCAGAGGCAACGTCAACGTCAAACGCTGGCATTGCGTGGGATGGCGGGGTGGGTCCGGTTGCGAGGGACGCCGTGAACCCGTCCATGGGGGCTTGGCCGCGGCATCCATGCCGCGGACACCCTCACAACCGGACCCACTCCGCCTTCGATAGTTTCCCGCTGCTGTTGGTGGGTGCCGACCGTTGGTCGGCACGGGGTCGAATCGATCGAAGGGTGCCTTTGTAGAGTCGAGCGATGCTCGACTGCTTTTTGCTCGGATCGCTCAGGCACCGGTGGCAACCGGGCGGCTGCTGTCGCTGACCCAGCCGCTCCAGGAATCGGCATAGATGCGCGCGCCGCTCAGGCCCGCACTTTCCATCGCCAGCAACAGATGGCAGGCGGTCACGCCGGAGCCGCACATCAGCACCACCTGCTCTGGATCGCGATTGCCGATCACGCCCTGCAGTTCGGCGCGCAGTTCCTGTGCATCGCGCAGGCGGCCGTCGAGCACGTTCAAGGCGAACGGGCGGTTGACCGCCCCCGGCACGTGGCCCGCCACCGGGTCCAGCGGCTCCACCTCGCCACGGAAACGCTCGCCGGCGCGCGCATCGACCAGCCAACCCGGTGCGTGCTTCAGGCGTGCGCTGATTTCATCGGCATTTGCGATCTG
Proteins encoded in this region:
- a CDS encoding N-acetylmuramoyl-L-alanine amidase; the encoded protein is MPNPLLPGLQLQPLPYHDRLPLRDPATLELVVIHCTELPDLAMAREYGERVLYESGAGNSGHFYIDRDGRVVQYVAPERVAHHVRGMNAHTLGIELVNSGRYPDWFDSRHQAMDEPYTEAQLDALERLLLALVARYPSLRRIAGHDQLDREQVPASDDPALTVARKRDPGPMFPWARVLAKVPLQPVG